A genomic stretch from Candidatus Bathyarchaeota archaeon includes:
- the mch gene encoding methenyltetrahydromethanopterin cyclohydrolase: MLSVNKLAAKICRKMIDEAEELNIKYTCLKNGVHIIDTGNQAYGGVQAGLYVTKICLGGLGNVALTSMELEGITLPAIGVSTDFPIFSILCQASGGYREAMDGWINFNVGSYNAIASGPARAIVHEPEELFEIVGYKDFAEVGVVVLQSEQYPDEKVADRLVERCKVDPASLYLVLSPLSSMSGLVQVTGRSVENAMVKLRTLDYNVKNVKYACGIAPLPPLKSPKIIPDDMLSYGSVVHLYIMPDEKTDLREIAKKMPSRTSKCYGRSFVELVKEHGGWRGIDIDLFAPAEIYINNLKTGEIYKFGDVNSSLLKTMVGLN; the protein is encoded by the coding sequence TTGCTTAGCGTAAACAAATTAGCTGCCAAAATTTGTAGAAAGATGATAGATGAAGCCGAAGAATTAAACATCAAATATACTTGTTTAAAGAATGGTGTCCACATAATTGACACTGGAAACCAAGCTTATGGAGGAGTACAAGCAGGTCTGTATGTAACTAAAATATGCTTGGGCGGTTTGGGAAACGTAGCGCTGACATCAATGGAATTAGAAGGAATAACATTACCTGCCATAGGAGTTTCAACCGATTTTCCGATATTTTCTATCTTATGTCAAGCATCGGGTGGCTATCGCGAAGCAATGGACGGTTGGATCAACTTCAACGTTGGCTCATACAACGCTATCGCAAGTGGACCAGCTAGAGCAATAGTTCATGAACCTGAGGAACTGTTTGAAATTGTTGGATACAAGGATTTTGCTGAAGTTGGTGTAGTGGTTCTTCAATCGGAGCAATATCCAGATGAAAAAGTTGCTGATCGACTCGTAGAAAGATGCAAAGTAGATCCAGCAAGCCTCTACTTGGTTCTGTCTCCACTCTCAAGCATGTCTGGCTTAGTTCAGGTTACTGGAAGAAGTGTTGAGAATGCAATGGTAAAGCTACGTACTTTAGACTACAATGTAAAGAACGTGAAATATGCGTGTGGAATTGCACCTCTGCCTCCACTGAAATCTCCTAAAATTATTCCTGACGACATGCTTTCTTATGGCAGTGTAGTGCATCTCTACATAATGCCCGATGAAAAAACAGATCTAAGAGAAATAGCTAAGAAGATGCCCTCACGGACGTCAAAATGTTATGGCAGATCCTTCGTAGAGCTCGTGAAAGAACACGGCGGGTGGAGAGGGATAGATATCGATCTTTTTGCTCCTGCAGAAATCTACATTAACAATCTTAAGACGGGCGAAATATACAAGTTTGGAGATGTTAACAGCAGTCTGCTAAAAACTATGGTAGGTCTCAATTGA
- the xylB gene encoding xylulokinase, translating to MSSSPYLMGIDIGTEGCKAILFNAKGKSLARSYQEYPIIVPEPSWAEQDPHLWWNAVRKTVSDITKKVNVHPGQIECVSLAGQSPVLVPVDKRGNPLMNAIIWMDRRAVRQTRTITRIVGITEDPSMILPKIIWVKEQHPQVFRKAHKFLQSTDFIEYKLTGNFVTNWLNAITCHFDVSEDRWSETVLNQLEIPIQKLPDVFRPTEIVGTVTEQASRETGLKKGTPVAAGGIDAYMAMIGVNALRTGCACEITGSSTCLMIPSNRKVSDPEGRVKCEPFPMLPNFWVTWGVMSSTGASLKWFRDTFGYPSESYEDLDVEAAKAPPGSQRLIFLPYMMGERSPIWNPTARGVLVGLSLNHSRKHVVRAILEGCAFGIRHNLETIEGLGAEINEIRSCGGAARSRIFGQIKADVTGKPIIIPEEIEATALGAAIVGAVGVRVYGDIKEASENMIKVKSRINPKKTSHKKYTSSFQMYKDAYLYLKEYFKRYYSPKNVGPN from the coding sequence ATGTCATCATCACCCTACTTGATGGGTATTGATATAGGGACAGAAGGCTGCAAAGCAATACTCTTCAATGCTAAAGGGAAGTCTCTAGCACGATCATACCAAGAATACCCCATAATCGTTCCCGAACCTTCATGGGCTGAGCAAGACCCTCATTTATGGTGGAATGCCGTTAGAAAAACCGTTTCAGATATAACAAAGAAAGTTAATGTTCACCCAGGACAAATAGAATGTGTCAGCCTCGCTGGTCAGTCCCCCGTTTTGGTTCCAGTTGACAAACGTGGCAATCCGCTAATGAACGCCATTATATGGATGGACCGTCGTGCTGTTAGACAGACCAGAACCATAACAAGGATCGTCGGTATCACAGAAGACCCTTCTATGATTTTGCCCAAAATCATATGGGTTAAAGAACAACATCCACAAGTTTTCCGAAAAGCCCACAAATTCCTCCAATCAACCGACTTCATCGAATACAAGCTCACGGGTAATTTTGTCACTAACTGGCTTAACGCGATCACATGCCACTTTGATGTTAGCGAGGATCGGTGGTCGGAGACGGTTTTAAACCAACTAGAGATACCCATCCAAAAACTCCCAGATGTTTTTCGACCCACGGAAATTGTTGGTACCGTCACTGAGCAAGCGTCTCGTGAAACTGGGCTCAAGAAGGGCACCCCGGTTGCAGCAGGGGGAATCGATGCTTACATGGCAATGATTGGCGTTAATGCCTTGAGAACAGGCTGTGCATGTGAAATTACAGGAAGCTCCACCTGTCTCATGATTCCATCTAATCGCAAAGTTTCCGATCCGGAGGGAAGAGTAAAGTGTGAACCATTTCCGATGTTGCCAAATTTTTGGGTTACATGGGGAGTAATGTCTTCTACTGGGGCTTCTCTTAAATGGTTCCGTGACACATTCGGCTATCCAAGTGAATCTTATGAAGATCTAGATGTCGAAGCTGCAAAGGCACCTCCTGGATCCCAAAGACTAATTTTTCTGCCATACATGATGGGTGAACGAAGCCCTATATGGAACCCGACTGCCAGGGGAGTTCTCGTAGGTTTATCACTTAATCACTCTCGAAAACATGTAGTAAGAGCAATTCTTGAAGGGTGCGCATTTGGTATACGACACAATTTAGAAACAATCGAGGGATTAGGTGCGGAAATAAATGAAATTCGGAGTTGTGGAGGAGCCGCGAGAAGCAGAATTTTTGGACAAATTAAAGCTGATGTAACTGGAAAACCCATAATTATTCCTGAGGAGATCGAAGCGACAGCGCTTGGTGCAGCCATAGTTGGAGCGGTCGGTGTTAGAGTCTATGGTGACATAAAAGAAGCGTCAGAGAACATGATTAAAGTCAAAAGCAGAATCAATCCTAAAAAAACGTCTCACAAAAAGTATACCTCTTCCTTTCAAATGTACAAAGACGCTTATCTATACTTGAAAGAATACTTTAAGCGCTATTACTCACCTAAAAACGTTGGTCCAAATTGA
- the rbsK gene encoding ribokinase produces MKTKIVVVGSLHMDLTVKTKTIPRIGETVLGEELKTCLGGKGANQAVAAAKLGANVTLIGRVGADFFGMEAIRNAKQHGINTKLIKRDRETYTSLALIMVDKNGNNIITVAPGADLRCSKEDIDRADPVIKSSDILLMQLEIPLSVVEYTINKVYRYGIKVILNPSPAHELSNELLRKIHILIPNEQEAEVLSGVKISNLSSAKNAAKKILLKGVENIILTIGKKGAIVVTKEEVAHIKGLRVETVDTTGAGDAFCGALAIAISSRGELKEAVVYANCAAALATTKIGAQEPLPTQIELEKFMRERGLV; encoded by the coding sequence ATGAAAACGAAAATTGTAGTTGTTGGTAGCCTCCATATGGATCTGACTGTAAAAACGAAAACAATTCCGCGCATCGGTGAAACTGTTCTAGGTGAGGAATTAAAGACGTGTCTAGGCGGGAAAGGAGCAAATCAAGCGGTAGCAGCCGCAAAACTTGGAGCCAATGTTACATTGATTGGAAGAGTTGGAGCCGACTTTTTTGGAATGGAAGCAATTAGGAACGCAAAGCAACACGGAATAAATACTAAGCTCATAAAGCGAGACAGAGAAACGTACACAAGTCTTGCGTTAATAATGGTCGACAAAAATGGTAACAACATCATTACAGTTGCACCAGGCGCAGATTTGAGATGCAGCAAAGAAGATATTGACAGAGCTGATCCCGTTATAAAGTCATCCGACATCCTCTTAATGCAACTAGAGATACCGCTTTCGGTCGTTGAGTATACGATCAACAAAGTCTATCGTTATGGCATAAAAGTGATTCTGAACCCATCCCCAGCCCATGAACTGTCAAACGAACTACTAAGAAAAATACACATTCTAATACCAAATGAACAAGAAGCAGAAGTATTGAGCGGCGTAAAAATATCGAATCTGAGCTCAGCAAAAAATGCTGCAAAAAAAATCTTGTTAAAAGGAGTGGAAAATATCATTCTAACAATTGGAAAGAAAGGAGCAATAGTTGTAACAAAAGAAGAAGTGGCTCATATAAAAGGACTAAGAGTTGAAACGGTGGATACTACTGGCGCAGGGGACGCTTTTTGCGGTGCATTAGCCATAGCCATTTCCTCTAGAGGAGAATTAAAAGAGGCTGTGGTTTATGCAAACTGTGCAGCAGCTTTAGCTACTACAAAGATTGGTGCTCAAGAGCCACTGCCTACACAAATTGAACTTGAGAAGTTTATGCGTGAAAGAGGGTTAGTCTGA
- a CDS encoding zinc-dependent dehydrogenase, translating to MKAAVYYGLKDVRLEEVEAPRVRDGEILVKVYVCGICATDVKTVVRGHPLIKPPAVLGHEVTGEIVKTGKNVTGHKKGDRVVIAPYVPCSACYYCLHEQYTLCSRLFEGTLVPGGFAEFVKVSSNIVEKGILEIPGNVSYEEAALTEPLACCLHGMEECKVKVCDSVAIVGDGPIGLMHLQLANLMGAGKTIVSGQLDERLKVARELGADVTVNETMEDPVKKVIQETGDRGADVVIVAVGSLLAAEQGIRLARKGGVVNLFGGYPAGSELKIDPNLIHYSELTITGTFGFSHTNFSKALQLIGTKKFDANRLITHKFNLDEILTAIDISANRKGLKVLLII from the coding sequence GTGAAGGCAGCTGTATATTATGGGTTAAAAGATGTGAGATTAGAGGAAGTCGAAGCTCCGAGAGTAAGGGATGGAGAAATATTAGTTAAGGTGTACGTTTGTGGCATTTGTGCAACCGATGTTAAAACAGTCGTAAGAGGACACCCGCTAATTAAGCCTCCCGCAGTTCTTGGGCATGAAGTTACAGGTGAGATCGTTAAGACCGGGAAAAATGTCACTGGACATAAAAAAGGTGATCGTGTTGTCATTGCCCCTTATGTGCCATGCAGCGCCTGTTATTATTGCTTGCATGAACAGTACACTTTGTGCAGTAGACTTTTCGAAGGGACACTTGTTCCAGGCGGGTTTGCAGAGTTCGTAAAAGTATCGTCTAACATTGTAGAGAAGGGAATCCTCGAAATACCGGGGAATGTTTCTTATGAAGAAGCAGCACTTACGGAACCTTTGGCATGCTGTCTTCACGGGATGGAAGAGTGCAAAGTTAAGGTGTGTGATTCAGTTGCGATCGTTGGAGATGGCCCAATAGGATTAATGCATTTGCAATTGGCAAATTTAATGGGAGCAGGTAAAACCATTGTTAGTGGACAGCTTGATGAGAGGTTAAAGGTGGCACGTGAACTTGGAGCTGATGTAACGGTTAATGAGACGATGGAAGATCCTGTCAAAAAAGTTATTCAAGAGACCGGAGACCGAGGGGCTGATGTGGTTATTGTCGCGGTGGGCAGCCTTTTAGCCGCAGAGCAAGGGATAAGATTAGCAAGGAAAGGAGGCGTCGTAAACCTTTTCGGTGGGTATCCCGCTGGATCTGAGCTTAAGATTGACCCAAACCTCATTCATTATTCAGAGTTGACCATCACGGGAACATTCGGATTTTCCCATACTAATTTTTCCAAAGCGTTACAATTAATAGGTACAAAGAAGTTTGATGCTAATAGGCTCATAACTCACAAGTTCAATCTTGATGAAATATTGACAGCAATAGACATCTCAGCAAATCGCAAAGGACTTAAAGTATTGTTGATAATTTAG
- a CDS encoding fructose-bisphosphate aldolase (catalyzes the reversible formation of fructose 1,6-bisphosphate from glycerone phosphate and D-glyceraldehyde 3-phosphate) has product MSQVGKTLRLGRIFDQKTNRTVIVAIDHGLFMGPLKGLVEPPKVVKKALKGGANAVVVSPGECQHIATEVKGQAGLILRIDGATTIYGPEFFNTRRIALVEDAVRMGVDAVIAMGYIGTAKENEVLASLGAIARECEKFGVPLVAEMIPVKGERIKDPYSAEVVGLAARVGAEMGADIIKTYYTGREDTFKEVVRGCTVPVVIAGGPKMETEEQVLKMVERAISAGAVGVAFGRNIWQHENPEGMTRAITKIVHEKVTIKKALKEFKKQRHLDVMGS; this is encoded by the coding sequence ATGTCTCAAGTTGGCAAGACATTAAGGCTAGGACGAATATTCGACCAGAAAACCAATCGAACGGTCATAGTGGCGATAGATCATGGGCTTTTCATGGGACCACTAAAAGGACTAGTAGAACCTCCTAAAGTTGTTAAAAAGGCATTAAAAGGCGGAGCAAACGCTGTAGTGGTTTCACCTGGTGAGTGCCAGCATATCGCGACAGAGGTTAAAGGGCAGGCAGGATTGATATTGCGCATTGATGGAGCAACCACAATATACGGACCTGAATTTTTCAATACCCGGAGAATAGCTCTTGTTGAAGATGCCGTCAGAATGGGTGTTGACGCCGTGATCGCTATGGGGTACATCGGAACAGCAAAGGAGAATGAGGTCTTAGCGAGTCTCGGCGCCATTGCCAGGGAATGCGAAAAGTTTGGTGTGCCACTAGTGGCTGAGATGATTCCGGTCAAAGGCGAAAGAATAAAAGACCCATATAGTGCGGAAGTCGTGGGTCTTGCCGCTCGTGTTGGTGCGGAAATGGGTGCTGATATAATAAAGACTTACTACACTGGAAGAGAGGATACGTTTAAAGAGGTTGTTAGAGGCTGTACCGTGCCTGTCGTGATCGCTGGCGGTCCAAAGATGGAAACCGAGGAACAAGTGTTAAAGATGGTGGAGCGAGCCATCAGCGCTGGGGCGGTTGGAGTAGCTTTTGGACGAAATATTTGGCAACATGAAAACCCAGAAGGTATGACGAGGGCGATAACGAAAATTGTGCATGAAAAAGTTACCATTAAAAAAGCCTTAAAAGAATTTAAGAAGCAAAGACATCTCGATGTGATGGGGTCTTAA
- a CDS encoding DUF2193 family protein, translating into MENQLAEKIADEIVSLQRTWVQIVKEKRGGQFEVSDWRPMLQVKNRLVPSRKQSKDVFDLYVVSANAGYSVISSLTEFVLPEDEPWLEHYQTTAVFEILYEFDKDFKRASVKVAQAIDKSHDLIQEEIFSRFYGRYGPTWIADYVPTPGSFSNLYMRILNNVDIKTEYKWAFINAVSAARNTSYSVMFGSRFFDILDDNKDIHEAISAEKEIMKDMWLNPIETQVRIMKEIGHKSFDYKKCLEMFKEKIFKATVKAAKAGVHYANLSLIPLWSAGDFHHVSQTTYNLCKSDIEMAILESLTHALENTIEKAKLKHKLKNPYEIPASEVTAAGAAYIMQLDGFTSEMLNDLFLKRFYNLLLKNPKKFRYECMNGEFVNFLTRGEHYIEKPPVGLGGQIYGITIDLSAIDDNEVLQNPQRYGWPECPITTRFAGLLRFADEPFHLISDPLICLYATELIALNPSEPYLPFLYCKQCALAKLLPYRCKYCLAKRRMPPKRKD; encoded by the coding sequence GTGGAAAATCAATTAGCCGAAAAAATTGCGGATGAAATTGTGAGTCTTCAAAGAACTTGGGTTCAAATAGTGAAAGAGAAACGTGGAGGACAATTCGAAGTAAGCGATTGGCGACCGATGCTTCAAGTGAAAAACCGCTTAGTTCCCTCCAGGAAACAATCGAAAGACGTTTTTGATCTCTATGTGGTCTCAGCAAATGCAGGGTATAGTGTCATTAGTAGTCTCACAGAGTTTGTGCTTCCTGAAGATGAGCCTTGGCTGGAACATTATCAAACAACAGCTGTCTTCGAAATACTGTATGAGTTCGACAAGGATTTTAAACGGGCTTCGGTTAAAGTCGCCCAAGCTATTGACAAGTCTCATGACCTAATCCAAGAAGAAATCTTTTCTAGATTTTACGGTCGTTACGGACCGACATGGATTGCGGATTATGTGCCGACTCCCGGATCGTTCTCAAACCTGTATATGAGAATTCTAAATAATGTCGATATCAAGACTGAGTATAAGTGGGCTTTCATTAATGCCGTATCCGCAGCTCGAAATACCAGTTATAGCGTAATGTTCGGATCTAGATTTTTTGATATCTTGGATGATAACAAAGATATCCATGAAGCAATTAGCGCTGAAAAAGAGATAATGAAAGACATGTGGCTTAACCCAATCGAGACGCAAGTTCGAATAATGAAGGAAATCGGGCACAAGTCCTTCGATTACAAAAAATGCCTAGAGATGTTTAAAGAAAAAATTTTCAAGGCAACCGTTAAGGCGGCAAAGGCTGGCGTACACTACGCCAATCTGAGTTTAATCCCACTCTGGAGTGCTGGAGACTTCCATCATGTCTCTCAAACAACATACAACTTATGCAAGAGCGACATCGAAATGGCCATACTCGAGAGCCTTACACACGCACTTGAAAACACAATTGAAAAAGCTAAACTCAAGCACAAGCTCAAAAACCCTTACGAAATACCAGCATCGGAAGTAACTGCCGCTGGAGCAGCATATATCATGCAGCTAGATGGCTTTACATCAGAAATGTTAAACGATCTATTCCTAAAAAGATTTTATAACCTTCTGCTCAAGAACCCTAAAAAGTTCAGGTATGAATGCATGAATGGTGAATTTGTTAACTTCTTAACTCGAGGAGAACATTACATTGAAAAGCCTCCGGTGGGTCTTGGTGGCCAGATTTATGGTATTACTATTGATCTCTCTGCCATAGACGATAATGAAGTTTTGCAGAATCCTCAAAGATACGGATGGCCAGAGTGTCCTATTACTACTCGCTTTGCTGGATTACTTCGATTTGCTGATGAGCCATTTCACCTAATTAGCGATCCCTTGATATGTTTATACGCAACAGAGCTGATAGCTCTTAACCCTAGTGAACCTTACTTACCTTTTCTCTACTGTAAGCAATGTGCCTTAGCAAAACTTTTGCCGTACAGATGCAAGTACTGCCTTGCTAAAAGGCGTATGCCTCCTAAACGAAAAGATTGA
- the pyrC gene encoding dihydroorotase, with product MVVDLVLKGGKIVTSAGVLEAGIAVDRGKVVVVAKETHLPKADKVMNVHGSLIMPGFIDAHVHVCDPGFIRESFETGTKAAAVGGVTTIIDMASSMKLRTSSVAMLLKKREMGERESFVDFALYGGEISDEKDLREIQKLVKAGVVGFGEIMMCGDAPIKNDEIMLEAFHLISNAKSIAAVHAEDNTTLNYYKKKLLAEGRKDIMAFADARPNLAEAQAISKTLLLSKKTDAKLHVCHLSTKEGVNLIREAKAQGSRVTTEVCPHHLYFTRDDYEKLGPYIITTPPLRTKEDANQLWRALNDGTVDLVVSDHCAFTKSEKDVCWEDVWNTPPGVPGLETLVLVMLGKGVREGKITLERFVEVASENPAKLFGLYPEKGSLQKGTDADLTIVDLKQDHKIRSEDLKCVADYTPYEGWTVKAKLMMTLVRGKIISEEGEIVGKRGYGSFIKPSLG from the coding sequence ATGGTTGTTGATCTTGTCTTAAAAGGTGGTAAGATAGTTACATCTGCAGGGGTTCTTGAAGCAGGCATAGCCGTTGATAGAGGCAAAGTTGTTGTAGTTGCAAAGGAAACCCATCTACCTAAAGCCGATAAAGTGATGAACGTTCATGGCTCACTCATCATGCCCGGATTTATCGACGCTCATGTTCATGTTTGTGATCCCGGGTTTATACGTGAAAGTTTTGAGACAGGAACCAAGGCTGCAGCTGTAGGTGGAGTCACAACTATAATCGACATGGCATCGTCTATGAAGCTGCGGACTTCCTCTGTAGCTATGCTGCTTAAAAAGAGAGAGATGGGTGAACGTGAGTCTTTTGTAGACTTTGCTTTATATGGTGGAGAAATTTCTGATGAAAAAGACCTCCGGGAAATACAAAAACTAGTAAAAGCAGGGGTTGTTGGCTTTGGCGAAATAATGATGTGTGGAGATGCACCCATAAAAAATGACGAAATAATGCTGGAAGCATTTCATTTAATATCGAATGCAAAATCAATAGCGGCTGTTCACGCTGAAGACAACACTACACTAAATTACTATAAAAAGAAGTTACTTGCTGAGGGAAGAAAAGATATCATGGCATTTGCTGATGCACGACCCAACTTGGCTGAAGCCCAAGCAATATCTAAAACTCTTCTCTTGTCTAAGAAGACCGATGCAAAACTTCATGTGTGTCATTTGTCAACCAAAGAGGGCGTAAACCTGATACGAGAAGCAAAGGCTCAAGGCTCGCGTGTTACCACTGAAGTTTGTCCACATCATCTATATTTCACACGAGATGATTATGAAAAATTAGGTCCTTACATAATTACAACGCCGCCTTTACGAACCAAAGAAGACGCCAACCAACTTTGGAGAGCTTTAAATGATGGAACTGTAGACTTGGTTGTCTCTGACCACTGTGCCTTCACGAAAAGTGAAAAAGATGTATGTTGGGAAGATGTTTGGAATACCCCGCCTGGTGTTCCAGGATTAGAAACTCTTGTTTTGGTAATGCTAGGCAAAGGAGTTAGAGAGGGCAAAATCACGTTAGAAAGATTTGTTGAAGTAGCATCTGAGAATCCCGCCAAACTTTTTGGGCTATATCCTGAAAAGGGATCGTTGCAGAAGGGGACCGATGCTGATTTGACAATTGTAGATTTGAAACAGGATCACAAAATTAGGTCAGAAGACTTGAAATGCGTTGCTGATTATACGCCATATGAGGGATGGACAGTTAAGGCAAAGCTAATGATGACGTTGGTTCGTGGAAAAATCATATCCGAAGAAGGTGAAATTGTAGGAAAACGTGGGTACGGAAGTTTTATCAAGCCTTCGTTGGGTTAA
- a CDS encoding Lrp/AsnC family transcriptional regulator, with protein MPEQQKSLDEIDIGILEILQKDSRTPLGKIANELGVPKSTVHYRIKRLETEKIIKGYYAKVDATKLGKDYTTITFVRAKYGPSYHEKVGKMLAQIPGVCAVYFILGENDFVVLTISDNREDFMGKLEKMYDMQKIERTSTVVVVKTIKEDPRIELKSSM; from the coding sequence TTGCCTGAACAACAAAAATCGCTCGATGAAATAGATATAGGAATCCTTGAGATATTGCAAAAGGACAGTAGAACTCCATTAGGAAAAATAGCTAATGAGTTAGGAGTCCCAAAATCAACAGTACATTATCGAATAAAGAGGCTGGAAACAGAGAAAATAATCAAGGGTTACTATGCAAAAGTTGATGCAACGAAACTTGGAAAAGACTACACCACGATTACTTTTGTCCGCGCAAAATACGGTCCAAGCTACCACGAAAAAGTAGGAAAGATGCTAGCCCAAATCCCAGGCGTTTGTGCAGTCTACTTCATATTGGGAGAAAACGATTTTGTTGTTTTAACTATCTCGGATAATAGAGAAGATTTCATGGGAAAACTCGAAAAAATGTATGACATGCAAAAAATTGAAAGAACCAGTACAGTAGTTGTTGTAAAGACAATAAAAGAAGATCCGAGAATAGAACTCAAATCTTCTATGTGA
- a CDS encoding ParB/RepB/Spo0J family partition protein, whose translation MTSHELKSSSDRIGQLYPILVDYYGNIIDGEHRFSADQNWRRVRLEHIKTEKDRLVARIISNTHRRSVSSKEKMELLNRLGEIYQSKGIDPGKIAYKMVNETGMSYRWVAKYLPDRFKNSLQSERRKNSVARPATTSITFTDPPEDVLNISVYRNTDFVNFVVKKSLYEKLEEKAKKMEITPTKLIYNALLLILKTNLNHRARNFKISSDGLFTIE comes from the coding sequence ATGACAAGCCACGAGTTGAAGTCTTCTTCGGATAGGATTGGTCAGCTTTACCCTATATTAGTTGACTATTATGGCAACATTATTGATGGAGAACACCGTTTTAGCGCGGATCAAAATTGGAGGAGGGTAAGGCTGGAGCACATCAAGACGGAGAAAGATAGACTTGTCGCTAGGATCATCAGCAATACCCATAGGAGAAGCGTGTCTAGTAAGGAGAAGATGGAATTGTTGAACAGGCTGGGCGAAATCTACCAAAGCAAAGGAATAGACCCCGGAAAGATAGCGTATAAGATGGTGAATGAAACAGGAATGAGCTACCGCTGGGTAGCGAAGTACTTGCCAGACAGGTTCAAGAATAGTCTACAATCGGAAAGGAGGAAAAACTCGGTTGCACGCCCTGCAACCACCTCTATCACCTTTACGGATCCTCCGGAGGATGTGCTGAACATAAGTGTCTACAGAAATACCGACTTTGTGAACTTCGTGGTGAAAAAGTCCCTCTACGAGAAATTGGAGGAAAAGGCCAAAAAAATGGAGATAACGCCAACCAAGCTCATATACAACGCATTACTGCTAATATTAAAAACTAACCTGAATCATCGCGCACGCAATTTCAAAATATCCTCAGATGGCTTATTCACAATTGAATGA
- a CDS encoding SDR family oxidoreductase: protein MKQKELEGKVALITGAGSGIGCAIAVLFAKEGANVVVADISEKEGRDTVEFIRNDGGEAVFMQGDVSKAADVKKVVEATVEKYGGLHILCNNAGVGSAGSIIDITEENWDKVIDINLKGVFLCSKYCIPKIVKLGGGVIINIASVLGLIGSKGEAAYCASKGGIISLTKAMALDFASQNIRVNCICPGSVLTPTFKRVMTASGNYERSFARNLEKIPLRRVAEPEEIAQAALYLASDKSSYITGSTLVIDGGWTSH from the coding sequence CTGAAACAGAAGGAACTAGAAGGCAAAGTTGCACTGATCACTGGGGCTGGCTCCGGAATTGGATGCGCCATAGCTGTGCTTTTTGCTAAAGAAGGAGCAAATGTAGTTGTCGCAGACATTAGTGAGAAGGAAGGAAGGGACACAGTTGAGTTCATTAGAAATGATGGCGGTGAAGCCGTGTTTATGCAAGGAGATGTGTCTAAAGCAGCTGACGTTAAAAAAGTTGTAGAAGCAACTGTTGAAAAATATGGAGGACTCCACATACTCTGCAACAACGCTGGAGTCGGATCCGCTGGCTCAATAATAGACATAACTGAGGAAAACTGGGATAAAGTCATCGATATCAACCTAAAGGGGGTCTTCCTTTGCTCCAAGTATTGTATCCCAAAAATAGTTAAGCTTGGAGGTGGGGTTATCATCAACATTGCCTCCGTGTTAGGACTCATTGGCTCCAAGGGCGAAGCTGCATACTGCGCATCAAAAGGAGGTATCATCTCTCTTACAAAGGCTATGGCCTTAGACTTTGCTTCTCAGAATATTCGTGTCAACTGCATATGTCCCGGTTCAGTTCTTACTCCCACATTTAAACGAGTAATGACTGCCTCGGGTAATTACGAGCGTTCATTTGCTCGCAATTTAGAGAAAATTCCTCTTAGACGAGTTGCGGAGCCTGAAGAAATTGCTCAAGCAGCACTATATTTGGCATCAGACAAATCCTCTTACATTACTGGATCTACCTTAGTAATAGACGGGGGCTGGACATCACATTGA